ATCATCGGGAACATGACATGCAAATCCCGGTCATGTGCTGCGCGGATCAGGGCACGCAACTGGTGCACCAAAACCGCCGGTCGATCCAGGGTTATCCGGATAGACCGCCAACCCATGGCCGGATTTTCTTCTGTCATATCCTGCCAATAGGGCAATAATTTGTCACCGCCCACATCCAGGGTCCGAAAAACAACCGGTCGTCCTTCGGCCTGTTCGAAAATGCGGTTATAAAGCCGTGTCTGGTCCTCGATATCGGGCATGGCCGATCGCACCATGAACGGTATCTCGGTCCGGTAAAGGCCGATGCCATCAGCTCCGCTTTCAATCACATGCGGTACGTCAATCAGCAAACCGGCATTGATATTCAGCGAAATATTAACATCATCATGGGTTTGCGCAGGCAAATCACGCATCTGCGCATAAAGTGCCTTGCGTTCCGCCCGTGCCTTTAACGCACCATCAATAACCGCACGGACATCCTCGCTGGGACGGACAAATAACTGCGCATTATCGGCATCAACGATTAACGGATCACCGCCTTCGACCTTGTCCAAAACGCCCTTTACACCGCCCAGAACGGGAATATCAAGGGCACGCGCAACAATGGCGACATGCGATGTATGCGACCCTTCCTCAAGGGCAAGGCCCCGCAAACGGGTATGGTCATAATCAAGCAGTTCCGCCGGGCCAATATTGCGCGCCACGAGAATGATATCATCGGGCAAATTGCCAAAGGCCGGGGACTGAAACTGGCCGGACAAATGCTGCAACAGGCGGTTTGCCAGATCTTCAAGGTCGTGCAGGCGTTCGCGCAAATAGGGGTCTGTCACCTGTGCCATGCGCGCGCGGGTATCATCATGCACCTTTTGCACGGCGGCTTCGGCCGTCAGGCCGGTATTGACCGCTTCGGTAATGCGGTTCAGCCAGCCGGTATCCTTGGCAATCATCCGATAGGCGTCAAGGATATCGCCGGTATCTTCACCGCCGCCCAGGTCAATATCGCCAACCGCCTCGACCATGCGATCCAGGTGTTTTTGCAATCCGCGCATGGCTTCGCGCAGGCGCGTCAGTTCCTCCTGCGGGTCTTCGGCCACCATGCGATCAATAACAATGCGCGGTTCATGCAAAACCGCCGTACCCTTGCCGATACCCGGCGCCAGCCGCGCACCCGACAGGCGTAACGGCAACAGGGCAATGCCATCCGCCGGGATCAGCTCGTCACGGTTGACCAGCTCGCCGCCCGCCACCATTTCGGCCAGGACCATGGCGACGTTTTCAAGGGCTTCCTGTTCGTCTTCGGTATATTGGCGTTCGGTGCGGTTCTGCACGGCCAGAACACCAATAATCCGGCCACCACGCAGGATCGGCACGCCGATCATGGAATGGTAAATTTCTTCACCGGTTTCCGGGCGATAGGCAAAATTCGGATGCGACTGTGCATCGCGCAAATTAAGCGGCCGGGCATGTGCGGCCACATAACCGACAATCCCCTCGCCGGTGCGCAGGCGCGTGCGGTGCACGGCCTCGGCAGCAAGGCCACATGTGGCAAAAAGTTCAAGCACCTCGCCCGCCCGCATCACATAGACCGAACACACTTCGGCAACCATATCGGCTGCGATAATGGTTACGATCTTGCCCAGGCGTTCTTCTGCGCTGCCCGGTCCGGCCATGACATCGCGCACCCGTTTCAACAGGCGACGCGGACCGGTAACTGCGGCGGGCGAAATGCTCATCAGATTTAAATGTCTCTTTGTGCGAAGGACTGAACGGCCTGATCGACCAGTTCGGCCAGAATTTCAGATGCCGGCTGTTCTTTCTTTACCATACCAACCGATTGTCCCGCCATGACAGATCCATTCTCAACGTCCCCGTCAACCACGGCACGGCGAAGCGCGCCCGCCCAGAAATGTTCGATTTCCAGTTGTGCTTCGCCCTGTTCTACATGACCGGCACGGAACTTTTCAATGACTTCGCGCTGCACATTCATGAAGGCTTCGGTGCCCTTGTTATTCAGGGCGCGCACCGGGATCACCGGGAAGCGGTCATCAAGCTGAACGGTGGTTACAGCTTCGCGCGCACTGGCACGGATAAACGCCTTTTTAAAGGCCGGATGGGCAATGCATTCGCTGGCACATACCAGGCGGGTTCCCACCTGCACGCCAGAAGCCCCCATTTCCAGCAGCGACGCAATCGCTTCGCCGCGGCCAATACCACCGGCGCAGAAAATCGGCACATCGCGAATTTCGGGCAGAATTTCCTGGGCCAGCACGGTCAGCGATACCGGGCCAACATGCCCACCTGCTTCGCTGCCTTCAATCACCAGGGCATCGGCACCCGACCGCGTCAGTTTCTTTGCCAGCACCAGGGCCGGGGCAAAACACACAACCTTGGCAAATTCCTTGACCGCCTTGATCGAATTGGATGACGGCAACCCACCGGCCAGAACCACATGCCCCACATTCTGTTCGCGGCAAACAGCGATCAGGTCGTCAAGCTGCGGGTGCATGGTAATCAGGTTAACGCCAAAGGGCTTGCTGGTCATTTCCTTGGTCGCGGCGATTTCCGCAGCCAGCAGTTCCGGCCCCATCGAACCACAGGCAATTACGCCAAAGCCACCGGCATTCGACACCGCAGCAACAAGGTGACGTTCGGAAACCCACGACATCGCACCGGCCATAATGGCATATTCGGTCCCCAGAAATTCCTTGCCGGGTGCCCACAATTTTTCAAGGCGGTTGCGTGCTGCCGCAAATTTCGGATCGTTCATATAGTTATACCCCAATGCAGAAATGCAGGGCACCGTTTGGTCCCTGCGAGGGTGAGCCCCATAAATATGACTGCAACGGCAGTCAGCATGACTGAAAAATACAAGGAATAGCCGCCAGACAGGACATCATCCCGATCAGGCAGTTTGACGCAGTGGGCCGCGTTCAAACGGGCTTTCCTTCGGATCGCCCCCATTTGCACGGTCTGCCTTATCGCAAAATCCGGGACAATATTTTATCGTCCCCTGGCTTTGCTTCGCCCATCCGCACAAATCCGGGCGACCATTCCGGTCATATTTATGGGTCTGCACCCTATTCATCATAATGGCCGGAACAAAATGTTCCAGCCCATATATGTTTTAAATATCGACCGTTTAACACCGCCTTAATCGCAAAACAATCAGGCGGTGTTATCTATTTTTTCCAAACGCCTTATTCGGCATCCAGTCCATATGCCGTATGCAGGGCGCGCACGGCCAGTTCGGTGTATTCTTCGGCGATCAGAACGCTGACCTTGATTTCCGATGTGGAAATGACCTGGATGTTGATGCCCTTTTCCGACAGGGTTTCAAACATCTTGCGGGCCACGCCAACATGGGAACGCATGCCAACACCAATGATCGAAACCTTGGTCACGTCAGACGTGCTTAACAGTTCCTGATAATTGATCTTTTCGCGGTTGCCTTCAATCACCTGCAGCGCGCGCTGGAATTCGCCGCGCGGCACGGTAAAGGTCATATCCGTGCTGTTGCCATTTTCCGATATGTTCTGAACGATCATATCGACATTGATATTGGCTTCGGCCAGCGGGCCAAAAATGGTGGCAGCCGTCCCCGGCTTGTCGGCAACCTTTACCAGGGTGATCTTGGCTTCGTCCCGGCTATAGGCAATTCCGCTAACGACTTCCTGTTCCACGATTTCGTCCTCGTCTACAACAAGTGTACCTTCTGCATCACTAAAGGTCGACCGCACCTGCACCCGGACGCGATGGTTCATTGCCATCTCGACGGAACGGGTTTGCAGGACTTTTGCACCCAGTGATGCCAGTTCCAGCATTTCTTCGTATGTAATTTTTTCGATCTTGCGCGCTTTGGGCACAATGCGCGGGTCGGTGGTGTAAACACCATCCACATCGGTATAGATGTCGCAGCGATCCGCCCTTAAGGCTGCTGCCAGCGCCACCGCCGAGGTATCAGACCCGCCACGCCCCAGCGTGGTGATACGGTTATCCGGTGCAATCCCCTGGAAACCGGCCACACAAACAACTTCGCCACCATCAAGGCGTTTATCAAGTTCGGTTGTGTCGATTTCCTTGATCCGGGCCTTGGCATGTGCGCCATCAGTCTTGATGGGAATCTGCCAGCCCAGCCAGGAACGTGCCGGAACATCCATGCTTTGCAGCGCCATCGCCAGCAGGCCAACAGTCACCTGTTCACCCGAAGATACGATCACGTCATATTCGCGCGCATCATAAAGCGGGGATATGGCATCGGCCCAGCCAACCAGTTCGTTGGTTTTGCCCGACATCGCCGAAACAACAACAGCAACCTGGTTACCGGCGTCAACTTCGCTTTTGACGCGACGGGCAACATTCTTGATCTTTTCAATATCAGCGACGGATGTGCCGCCGAACTTCATGACAATACGGGCCATGAAAATTCCCCGTTATGCTTGCCTGCACATCTCGCCAACCGAAATGCCAGGTCTTTTGTTTCCGCCAGTTTCACAGGTCACAGGCCTGCGCTAAAGTCAGGCCCTGATCAAGGCGGCGATATCAATACTGCCATAATGCTTGCGAAACAAGCATGAAGGCATTGTTAAGCCACCCAAGCGCGATTTTTGACCAATGATCTTTCGCAAAACTTAAAATACCGCATAAACTTTGACCAAATCCCGGACAAACGCGAAATTTTCATGCGTAATAACCCGGATATCTGAATTTAATTGCTTATCCGCCCCAAAATGCCGGAGCCACCCGATGCCCACACTACCCCCATCCGCCCCATTATCACATTCCGTTGCAAAGCCCGCTGGCGGGCAAAAAATGGTGATCTTTGATGTGGGTGAAACACTGGTCAGTGAAACCGCCATCTGGCATCGCATTGCCAGCCATCTGGACCTGCCACCTTTTACGGTGTCGGCGGCAGCGGGCATTGCCCTGGCGCGCAATTTCGGCTTTGAAGCCATCCTCAAACAGCTTGGCGATTTTTCAGCCATCGCGGGCGAACCCTGGCGCCGCCCCGATCTTTTGTCTTTCACCGCCGATGACCTGTATGACGATGTTTTACCCGCTCTGTCACAGCTTGCCGATAACGGCCACAAGCTGGGTATTTGCGGCAACCAGCCCGCATCATCCGAACAGGTGCTGGCCACACTGCCCTGCCAGATCGACTGGCTTTCAAGTTCGGCCCGGTTAAAATGCAAAAAGCCCGACCCTGCCTTTTTCCGGGCCATTATCGAACAAACCGGCCACACGCCAGCCGATATCATTTATGTTGGCGACCGGCTTGATAACGATATTTACCCCGCCCTTGACCACGGCATGGGTGCTGTTTGGCTGTTGCGCGGCCCATGGTCATTTGCCCAATGGCAGGAAAATGGTGTGCCAAATGGCATTTCCGCCATCAGGTCCCTTGCCGAACTGCCCGCCCTGCTGGCAGCATAACCATCCCTGCCCGCTAACAGGATCAGCCCATGCCGCCACATCCCAACCCCGCAATGGCCCCAGCCCGCCTGACACCCGGTGATTTCCGCCAAATCGCCAGCCGCCTGCCACGCCCGGCACAAGGGGCAGGCCAATTGCAGGTGCCAGGCAACGCAAAGCCGGGTGAAGCAGCCCCAACACAGCCAGGCCGGGTTGAAATTCACGGGCTGTCACGTTTGGGCAAGCTGATCTTTCGGCAAACCGAAACTCTGCAGGATTACATTGCCGATTTCCCCGCCATTGCCTATCTGATCGATGGCAGCAAGGCGGTTGGCACAAGTGCCGATGCCCCGCTTGATGAAACCATGCTGCCCGGCCAGGTATTGCTGATCCCGGCAGGATTACCGCTAAGTGTCGTGAATTACCCCGACCTTAAAAGCGGCCAATATTGCGCACTGGTGCTGGAATTTTCCCCGGACCTGATTGTGCGCTTTACCGCAGCCTACCCGGAAATTCGCGAGTTGATGGCGTCATCCCCGATATCGGGCCCTTCCGGCCTTGTTTTTACCCCGCAAGATGACCTGCTGCGATCCATGATGGCCGTAATGTCCCTGCTTAGCACAGCCGGTGAAAACCACGACCGCGCCCTGATCCGTCATCGTTTGATGGAAGTTCTGCTCCTTCTCGCAAAGGCCGGGCAGGCCGGGCCGCTTTTGCTGCCCATTGCCTCGCCCGATATGAAAGAACGGCTTTGCGCCCTGTTTCGCCTTGCCCCAGCCCGCAAATGGCAAAAAACGCAGCTTGCACATCACCTTGGCACCAGCCCCTCGTCCCTCGACCGGCAGTTAAAACAGGCAGGCACCAGTTTCCGTGCCCTTCTTGAAAGCGAACGCATGGCCTATGCCGCCCGGCTGCTGGGCCATTCGCATAAGGCAATTGCGCAAAACAGCAATCATGCCAATACGCCAGAAACGCATCACAGCATTGGCAAACCAGCCCGGCTATTGGCAGTGTCCGACATTGCCTTTATGTGCGGCTATCAATCGCAATCGGCCTTTGCCCGTGCCTTCACCCGCCATTTTGGCTACAGCCCGACGCAATCGGCACTAAACATGGTGTGATCGGCACAGCCGACAATCCCTGCCTGCACTAGCCTTGCCTGATCAATGACCGATCAGGCAGGAGCCCCCCATGAATTACAAATTCACAAACACCACCCGCCATTTTGCGAAAAACGGCACGTCCATCGCCCGCTTTGGTGCCCGCACCCTGGCAGTTGCCGGGGTCATGCTGGCAGGCATCACACCATCTTTCGCGCTGGAACTGCACAGCAGCGATTTTGCCCCAAACGGCACCCTCGCCCAACAGCAGGTATTTAATGGCTTTGGCTGCACTGGCGAAAATATCTCGCCCACGCTGGAATGGTCCGATGTGCCCGACGGCACCCAAAGCTTTGCCCTGATGGTCCATGACCCGGCCGCACCAACCGGCAGTGGCTGGTGGCACTGGGTTGTAATTGATATCCCCGCATCAATGCGCAGCCTGCCGCAAAATGCTGGTGCCGTGGCCTCAACCGCAACAATGGCGAATGACAGCAAAGGCACGGTGGGCAGTATGGGCGCAATGCGCCAGTTAAAAACCGATTTTGGCCAGCCCGGTTATGGCGGTCCCTGCCCGCCCCTTGGCGATGCGCCGCATCCCTATAACTTCACCCTGTTTGCACTTGATGTGCCAAAAATCGATGTGGATGACACGGCCAGCGCCGCACTGGTCGGCTATATGGTGCATGGACATACCATTGCCAGCACAACACTGACCGGTCTTTATGGCCGCAAGGCACAATAAGCAGCATAGGGCACCATGATAGGGCAGGTGGTGGCATATCGCGTCCGCCTGCCCGTCACCTGCCCTTTGCCTACCCCTCGCCCGCCCATAAAAACCCGGTTGAACAAAGCATATGGTTGCGCCACGCGGGCGGGCCGCGTAAACAGGGCAAAGATCAATTCTGTCATCTGTTGCCCGCCGGAGCCCTGCAATGTCAGCCCAAGCCAATCGCACTGCCAACCCCGAAGAAATTTCGCGTTTTTCCGCCATGGCGGACGAATGGTGGAACCCGGAAGGCGTGATGAAGCCGCTGCATAAATTCAACCCGGTGCGCCTGCAATTGCTGCGCGATCATATCGCTGCGCATTTTGGCCGCGATGCCAGCGACATCAACCTGCTTTCAGGCCTTGATATTGTCGATGTTGGCTGTGGTGCCGGCCTTTTGTCCGAACCCATGGCGCGCCTTGGTGCGAATATGACTGCACTCGACGCTGCGGAAAACAACATCAATGTCGCCCGCGTCCATGCCGAACAGGGCGGCCTTACCATTGATTACCGTCTGGGCACGCCGGAATCCATCGTCGATGAAGGCCGCCAGTTTGACGTGGTTCTCAATATGGAAGTCATCGAACATGTCGATGACCCGGCCTTTTTCATGCAGGCCTGCACCGCGTTGCTCAAACCGGGCGGGATCATGTTTATCGCGACCCTTAACCGCACCCTGAAATCGCTGGCACTGGCGAAAATTGGCGCGGAATATGTCCTGCGCTGGGTCCCGGCCGGAACACATGACTGGCGCAAATTCGTCAAACCGTCCGAACTATCGCGTTACATCCGCGAATGTGGCCTGCAACTGACCGATATTACCGGCATTGCCTATAATCCCATTCAGGACAAATGGCTGCCTGCGCCGCGTGATCTTGATATCAACTATCTGGCAATGGCCGTTAAACCCGCCCAGGACTGATTTTCA
The window above is part of the Thalassospira marina genome. Proteins encoded here:
- the ptsP gene encoding phosphoenolpyruvate--protein phosphotransferase, which encodes MSISPAAVTGPRRLLKRVRDVMAGPGSAEERLGKIVTIIAADMVAEVCSVYVMRAGEVLELFATCGLAAEAVHRTRLRTGEGIVGYVAAHARPLNLRDAQSHPNFAYRPETGEEIYHSMIGVPILRGGRIIGVLAVQNRTERQYTEDEQEALENVAMVLAEMVAGGELVNRDELIPADGIALLPLRLSGARLAPGIGKGTAVLHEPRIVIDRMVAEDPQEELTRLREAMRGLQKHLDRMVEAVGDIDLGGGEDTGDILDAYRMIAKDTGWLNRITEAVNTGLTAEAAVQKVHDDTRARMAQVTDPYLRERLHDLEDLANRLLQHLSGQFQSPAFGNLPDDIILVARNIGPAELLDYDHTRLRGLALEEGSHTSHVAIVARALDIPVLGGVKGVLDKVEGGDPLIVDADNAQLFVRPSEDVRAVIDGALKARAERKALYAQMRDLPAQTHDDVNISLNINAGLLIDVPHVIESGADGIGLYRTEIPFMVRSAMPDIEDQTRLYNRIFEQAEGRPVVFRTLDVGGDKLLPYWQDMTEENPAMGWRSIRITLDRPAVLVHQLRALIRAAHDRDLHVMFPMIAEVAEFRAARELLDRQLEREAGRGFVPRSVKVGAMLEVPALVWQANSLLGQVDFLSVGTNDLLQFMFAADRGNPRLEGRYDTLSPGVFSFLKHLVELCDDRNVRLTICGEMAGRPLEAMALIGLGVRRLSMAPASVGPVKEMVRSMNAKSVEQYVLSLLDSPSKSLRSRLKAFAIDHGVKL
- a CDS encoding NAD(P)H-dependent flavin oxidoreductase is translated as MNDPKFAAARNRLEKLWAPGKEFLGTEYAIMAGAMSWVSERHLVAAVSNAGGFGVIACGSMGPELLAAEIAATKEMTSKPFGVNLITMHPQLDDLIAVCREQNVGHVVLAGGLPSSNSIKAVKEFAKVVCFAPALVLAKKLTRSGADALVIEGSEAGGHVGPVSLTVLAQEILPEIRDVPIFCAGGIGRGEAIASLLEMGASGVQVGTRLVCASECIAHPAFKKAFIRASAREAVTTVQLDDRFPVIPVRALNNKGTEAFMNVQREVIEKFRAGHVEQGEAQLEIEHFWAGALRRAVVDGDVENGSVMAGQSVGMVKKEQPASEILAELVDQAVQSFAQRDI
- a CDS encoding aspartate kinase, translated to MARIVMKFGGTSVADIEKIKNVARRVKSEVDAGNQVAVVVSAMSGKTNELVGWADAISPLYDAREYDVIVSSGEQVTVGLLAMALQSMDVPARSWLGWQIPIKTDGAHAKARIKEIDTTELDKRLDGGEVVCVAGFQGIAPDNRITTLGRGGSDTSAVALAAALRADRCDIYTDVDGVYTTDPRIVPKARKIEKITYEEMLELASLGAKVLQTRSVEMAMNHRVRVQVRSTFSDAEGTLVVDEDEIVEQEVVSGIAYSRDEAKITLVKVADKPGTAATIFGPLAEANINVDMIVQNISENGNSTDMTFTVPRGEFQRALQVIEGNREKINYQELLSTSDVTKVSIIGVGMRSHVGVARKMFETLSEKGINIQVISTSEIKVSVLIAEEYTELAVRALHTAYGLDAE
- a CDS encoding HAD family hydrolase, whose protein sequence is MPTLPPSAPLSHSVAKPAGGQKMVIFDVGETLVSETAIWHRIASHLDLPPFTVSAAAGIALARNFGFEAILKQLGDFSAIAGEPWRRPDLLSFTADDLYDDVLPALSQLADNGHKLGICGNQPASSEQVLATLPCQIDWLSSSARLKCKKPDPAFFRAIIEQTGHTPADIIYVGDRLDNDIYPALDHGMGAVWLLRGPWSFAQWQENGVPNGISAIRSLAELPALLAA
- a CDS encoding AraC family transcriptional regulator — protein: MPPHPNPAMAPARLTPGDFRQIASRLPRPAQGAGQLQVPGNAKPGEAAPTQPGRVEIHGLSRLGKLIFRQTETLQDYIADFPAIAYLIDGSKAVGTSADAPLDETMLPGQVLLIPAGLPLSVVNYPDLKSGQYCALVLEFSPDLIVRFTAAYPEIRELMASSPISGPSGLVFTPQDDLLRSMMAVMSLLSTAGENHDRALIRHRLMEVLLLLAKAGQAGPLLLPIASPDMKERLCALFRLAPARKWQKTQLAHHLGTSPSSLDRQLKQAGTSFRALLESERMAYAARLLGHSHKAIAQNSNHANTPETHHSIGKPARLLAVSDIAFMCGYQSQSAFARAFTRHFGYSPTQSALNMV
- a CDS encoding YbhB/YbcL family Raf kinase inhibitor-like protein, which encodes MNYKFTNTTRHFAKNGTSIARFGARTLAVAGVMLAGITPSFALELHSSDFAPNGTLAQQQVFNGFGCTGENISPTLEWSDVPDGTQSFALMVHDPAAPTGSGWWHWVVIDIPASMRSLPQNAGAVASTATMANDSKGTVGSMGAMRQLKTDFGQPGYGGPCPPLGDAPHPYNFTLFALDVPKIDVDDTASAALVGYMVHGHTIASTTLTGLYGRKAQ
- the ubiG gene encoding bifunctional 2-polyprenyl-6-hydroxyphenol methylase/3-demethylubiquinol 3-O-methyltransferase UbiG, producing the protein MSAQANRTANPEEISRFSAMADEWWNPEGVMKPLHKFNPVRLQLLRDHIAAHFGRDASDINLLSGLDIVDVGCGAGLLSEPMARLGANMTALDAAENNINVARVHAEQGGLTIDYRLGTPESIVDEGRQFDVVLNMEVIEHVDDPAFFMQACTALLKPGGIMFIATLNRTLKSLALAKIGAEYVLRWVPAGTHDWRKFVKPSELSRYIRECGLQLTDITGIAYNPIQDKWLPAPRDLDINYLAMAVKPAQD